In Hyphomicrobium denitrificans 1NES1, one DNA window encodes the following:
- a CDS encoding phosphatase PAP2 family protein, whose protein sequence is MTFSTTALVIGLVASVLLLDALCWRGVRHLTLKASGWAPRIRTSRAWARVRPVRAWLKLRHPRFYAVLAVRLDPHLFTGLPLTLLVVGAIYIAALLGGLIEEVLEAGGVLRFDQAINAFFTSWRTEPLLVKGFLWITALGAGPTLTAVAVTATAFLWAGGRRGATLPLWVVFLGAEATTWAGKYAIDRHRPMFIDAVSAASPSFPSGHATGAMAVFGFLAYALARALPEPRGRFEVVYWTSVLILLIGFSRIFLSVHYTTDVLSGFMVGGFWLLVGFGLAEWVRLHASRGTP, encoded by the coding sequence TTGACGTTTTCAACGACCGCGCTTGTCATCGGTCTCGTTGCCTCGGTCCTCTTGCTGGATGCGCTATGCTGGCGGGGCGTCCGCCACCTCACGCTGAAAGCATCGGGCTGGGCGCCCCGCATCCGCACGTCACGCGCCTGGGCGCGAGTGCGACCGGTCCGCGCCTGGCTGAAGCTGCGGCATCCCCGGTTCTATGCCGTCCTTGCGGTGCGCCTCGATCCGCATCTCTTCACGGGGCTGCCGCTCACACTCCTGGTCGTCGGTGCGATCTACATCGCCGCCCTCCTCGGCGGGCTGATCGAGGAGGTGCTCGAGGCCGGCGGGGTGCTGCGCTTCGATCAGGCGATCAACGCCTTCTTCACGTCGTGGCGGACCGAGCCTCTGCTGGTCAAGGGCTTTCTCTGGATCACCGCGTTGGGCGCCGGCCCGACCCTGACCGCGGTGGCGGTGACGGCGACCGCCTTTCTGTGGGCCGGCGGACGGCGCGGCGCCACCCTGCCGCTCTGGGTCGTTTTCCTCGGCGCGGAGGCGACCACCTGGGCCGGCAAATATGCGATCGACCGACATCGGCCGATGTTCATCGACGCCGTCTCGGCCGCGTCGCCCTCCTTCCCCAGCGGCCATGCGACCGGTGCCATGGCCGTCTTCGGCTTTCTCGCCTATGCGCTCGCCCGCGCGCTGCCGGAGCCGCGGGGGCGCTTCGAGGTCGTATATTGGACGAGCGTGCTGATCTTGCTCATCGGTTTCAGCCGCATCTTTCTCTCCGTCCACTACACCACGGACGTCCTGAGCGGCTTCATGGTCGGCGGTTTCTGGCTGTTGGTCGGCTTCGGTCTTGCGGAGTGGGTTCGGCTGCACGCGTCGAGGGGCACGCCATGA
- a CDS encoding DedA family protein — protein MSAQHTLDLIVRFENWAFLLAFVVAFAESFAFVSLIVPGSMILTAAGALVPSGRLELLLLGAVPGAALGDAISYWIGRRYGVRIRRVWPFSRYPAVLARGLAFFERHGGKSVFIGRFFGSVRAIIPLAAGIMVLPPVRFWAANIGSAVLWAPVVLAPGALVGMGLDRLLEAGLSSQDWLMLGALLVPALAAGFLAILLLRRQRQRHRQAAATAALRSAPSAIATSNPGIRP, from the coding sequence ATGAGCGCCCAGCACACGCTCGACTTGATCGTGCGATTCGAAAACTGGGCTTTCCTCCTCGCCTTCGTCGTGGCGTTCGCCGAGTCCTTCGCGTTCGTCAGCCTGATCGTGCCCGGGAGCATGATCCTTACCGCGGCCGGCGCACTCGTGCCGAGCGGTAGGCTCGAGCTGCTGCTGCTCGGCGCCGTGCCAGGCGCCGCGCTCGGCGACGCGATCTCCTACTGGATCGGCCGCCGCTACGGCGTCCGCATCCGGCGAGTGTGGCCATTCAGCCGGTACCCCGCCGTCCTCGCGAGGGGACTGGCGTTCTTCGAGCGGCATGGCGGCAAGAGCGTCTTCATCGGCCGTTTCTTCGGGTCGGTCCGCGCCATCATCCCGCTTGCCGCAGGCATTATGGTGTTGCCGCCCGTCCGATTCTGGGCCGCCAATATCGGCTCGGCCGTGCTCTGGGCGCCTGTCGTGCTCGCACCGGGAGCACTCGTCGGCATGGGTCTCGACCGCCTACTCGAGGCCGGTCTCAGCAGCCAGGACTGGCTGATGCTCGGCGCGCTTCTTGTCCCGGCGCTGGCGGCCGGGTTCCTCGCGATCCTCCTGCTGCGCCGGCAGCGGCAGCGCCACCGGCAGGCTGCGGCGACCGCCGCCCTGCGATCCGCGCCGAGTGCAATCGCAACCTCCAACCCGGGAATACGGCCATGA
- a CDS encoding DedA family protein, with the protein MSFLSHGELPHLISTYGYWVVIGIVGLESMGIPVPGETTLIAASLYAGTTHHLNIWFVIAAAAAGAILGDNIGFWVGREVGYRLLLRYGRYVRLNERRIKLGQYLFQRHGGKVVFFGRFVAVLRALAAFLAGANRMNWPRFLVFNAGGGILWATLYGVGAYYLGQTVEHLAKPIGIAVGVIAAIVILVSLVLLRRHEAQLEDEAERALPGPLRPPRVK; encoded by the coding sequence TTGTCCTTCTTGTCGCATGGTGAGCTCCCCCATCTCATCTCGACCTATGGCTACTGGGTTGTTATCGGGATCGTCGGTCTCGAGAGTATGGGCATTCCCGTTCCCGGCGAGACGACGCTGATCGCTGCGTCCCTCTACGCCGGCACGACCCATCATCTGAACATCTGGTTCGTGATTGCCGCTGCTGCGGCAGGCGCCATCCTGGGCGACAATATCGGCTTCTGGGTGGGGCGCGAGGTGGGCTATCGACTGCTGCTGCGATACGGACGCTATGTCCGGCTCAATGAGCGACGGATCAAACTCGGCCAATACCTCTTCCAGCGCCACGGGGGCAAGGTCGTCTTCTTCGGCCGTTTCGTTGCCGTGCTCCGCGCTCTTGCCGCGTTTCTCGCTGGCGCCAACCGCATGAACTGGCCGCGCTTCCTGGTATTCAATGCCGGCGGTGGCATCCTGTGGGCGACGCTCTACGGGGTGGGCGCCTATTATCTCGGCCAGACGGTAGAGCACTTGGCCAAGCCGATCGGGATCGCGGTCGGCGTGATCGCCGCCATCGTCATCCTCGTCTCGCTTGTTCTCCTGCGCCGGCACGAAGCGCAACTCGAGGACGAGGCCGAACGTGCGCTCCCCGGCCCATTGCGGCCGCCGCGGGTCAAGTAG
- the uppS gene encoding polyprenyl diphosphate synthase: MGIILDGNRRYGERHGILDPHEIYAMGARKLDAVLDWCGELAIPAVTLWVCSTDNLERPVDQVAGILAAIEAKLWALAHDPQIHCRRVQVQAIGKLELLPGSVITAIRAARQSTAKYDGMILTIAVAYGGRQEIVDSVRALLVELIQRKVTLPDAIKEVTTTAIGRHLYMAGEPDPDLIIRTSGEIRLSGFLLWQSAYSEFYFCDVPWPALRKIDFLRAVRDYQRRKRRFGK, encoded by the coding sequence ATCGGGATCATCCTTGATGGAAATCGGCGGTATGGCGAACGCCATGGCATTCTCGACCCGCACGAAATCTACGCCATGGGCGCCCGCAAGCTAGACGCTGTTCTTGATTGGTGTGGCGAACTGGCGATTCCTGCCGTTACACTTTGGGTCTGCTCCACGGACAATCTGGAACGCCCGGTCGACCAGGTAGCAGGCATTTTGGCAGCCATCGAGGCAAAACTCTGGGCTCTCGCACACGATCCACAGATTCACTGCCGACGCGTTCAGGTTCAGGCGATCGGCAAGCTCGAATTGTTGCCCGGTTCCGTCATCACGGCGATCCGTGCAGCTCGGCAGTCCACAGCTAAATACGACGGCATGATCCTAACTATTGCCGTCGCGTATGGCGGTCGGCAAGAGATCGTTGATTCCGTCCGCGCTTTGCTGGTGGAGTTGATCCAGCGGAAAGTGACGTTGCCCGATGCCATCAAAGAAGTCACGACAACGGCGATCGGGCGTCACCTCTATATGGCAGGAGAGCCGGATCCGGACCTGATCATTCGGACGAGCGGCGAAATCCGGCTGTCCGGCTTTCTGCTGTGGCAGAGCGCTTACAGCGAATTCTATTTCTGCGATGTCCCTTGGCCCGCTTTGCGGAAGATCGATTTCCTGCGCGCCGTCAGAGATTATCAGCGCCGCAAGCGGCGGTTCGGGAAATGA
- a CDS encoding undecaprenyl-diphosphatase, with product MNDTLFLAINASGHPNPWLVALASFLADDIIYGVPLLLAALWLWGKREWRSGLLAAFCAGELALFVNQIIALFWFHPRPMMVPIGHTLLKHAADSSFPSDHVTFLWAVGLSLALETRLRIAGLFLLFLSLVVAWARVFVGVHFPFDMVGAVSVATVCVVLLLPLRTLFTQLVTPKLAEPLYRFLFAKLIGRGWVRP from the coding sequence TTGAACGACACGCTGTTTCTGGCGATCAATGCCTCGGGGCATCCCAATCCGTGGCTCGTTGCCCTAGCCTCGTTCCTTGCGGATGACATCATCTACGGGGTGCCGCTCCTTCTCGCCGCTCTATGGCTCTGGGGGAAAAGAGAGTGGCGCAGCGGTCTGCTCGCCGCGTTTTGCGCGGGCGAGCTGGCTCTGTTCGTCAACCAGATCATTGCGCTGTTTTGGTTCCACCCTCGTCCGATGATGGTGCCGATCGGGCACACCTTGCTGAAGCACGCCGCCGACAGTTCGTTCCCGAGCGATCACGTCACCTTCTTGTGGGCCGTGGGGCTGAGTCTCGCGCTGGAGACGCGGTTGCGCATTGCCGGGCTTTTCCTCCTCTTCCTATCGTTGGTCGTCGCCTGGGCGCGGGTTTTCGTCGGTGTCCACTTCCCTTTCGACATGGTGGGGGCGGTGTCCGTGGCGACCGTCTGCGTCGTCTTATTGCTGCCTCTCCGGACCCTCTTCACGCAGCTCGTCACGCCGAAACTGGCCGAGCCTCTCTATCGATTTCTGTTCGCCAAGCTGATTGGCCGCGGTTGGGTAAGGCCGTGA
- a CDS encoding Chromate resistance protein ChrB, giving the protein MIERDDWLLLTYKVPPEPARRRMALWRKLKSLGAVYLLNGLCLLPRTADHLRQLKILEHEIAEMGGEAVLLEATPLDAAQRVRVVERFRADRDAEYRELIERCDGFEGEIAREAAAGKLTYAELEENDEDLKKLKAWHAKIAALDFYHAPLGAEAQTRLDRCETLLEAFSKQVFEAQAENAPDRDEAPR; this is encoded by the coding sequence ATGATCGAGCGCGATGATTGGCTGCTGCTTACCTACAAGGTCCCGCCGGAGCCAGCGCGGCGCCGGATGGCACTGTGGCGCAAGCTGAAAAGCCTCGGAGCGGTATACCTGCTGAATGGGCTCTGCCTTCTGCCGCGCACCGCCGACCATCTTCGGCAGCTTAAGATCTTGGAGCACGAGATCGCCGAGATGGGAGGCGAGGCGGTGCTGCTTGAGGCGACGCCCCTCGATGCCGCCCAGCGCGTCCGGGTGGTCGAACGCTTCCGAGCCGACCGCGACGCCGAGTACCGCGAGCTCATCGAGCGCTGCGACGGCTTCGAGGGAGAGATCGCCCGGGAGGCGGCGGCTGGCAAGCTCACTTACGCCGAGCTCGAGGAGAATGACGAGGACCTGAAGAAGCTAAAGGCGTGGCACGCCAAGATTGCCGCGCTCGACTTCTACCACGCCCCGCTCGGCGCGGAGGCGCAAACCCGCCTCGACCGCTGCGAAACCCTGCTCGAAGCGTTCTCGAAACAGGTCTTCGAGGCGCAGGCCGAGAACGCACCCGACCGGGACGAGGCGCCCCGTTGA